In Triticum aestivum cultivar Chinese Spring chromosome 5B, IWGSC CS RefSeq v2.1, whole genome shotgun sequence, the following proteins share a genomic window:
- the LOC606323 gene encoding asparagine synthetase [glutamine-hydrolyzing], producing the protein MCGILAVLGCADDTQGKRVRVLELSRRLKHRGPDWSGMHQVGDCYLSHQRLAIIDPASGDQPLYNEDKSIVVTVNGEIYNHEQLRAQLSSHTFRTGSDCEVIAHLYEEHGENYIDMLDGVFSFVLLDTRDNSFIAARDAIGVTPLYIGWGIDGSVWISSEMKGLNDDCEHFEIFPPGHLYSSKQGGFKRWYNPPWFSEVIPSVPYDPLALRKAFEKAVVKRLMTDVPFGVLLSGGLDSSLVAAVTVRHLAGTKAAKRWGTKLHSFCVGLEGSPDLKAAKEVANYLGTMHHEFTFTVQDGIDAIEDVIYHTETYDVTTIRASTPMFLMSRKIKSLGVKMVISGEGSDEIFGGYLYFHKAPNKEELHRETCQKIKALHQYDCLRANKATSAWGLEARVPFLDKEFINEAMSIDPEWKMIRPDLGRIEKWVLRKAFDDEEQPFLPKHILYRQKEQFSDGVGYSWIDGLKAHAESNVTDKMMSNAKFIYPHNTPTTKEAYCYRMIFERFFPQNSAILTVPGGPSVACSTAKAIEWDAQWSGNLDPSGRAALGVHLSAYEQEHLPATIMAGTSKKPRMIEVAAPGVAIES; encoded by the exons ATGTGCGGCATACTGGCGGTGCTGGGCTGCGCTGATGACACCCAAGGGAAGAGAGTGCGCGTGCTTGAGCTCTCGCGCAGGCTCAAGCACCGCGGCCCCGACTGGAGCGGCATGCACCAGGTTGGCGACTGCTACCTCTCCCACCAGCGCCTCGCCATCATCGACCCTGCCTCTGGCGACCAGCCGCTCTACAACGAGGACAAGTCCATCGTCGTCACA GTGAATGGAGAGATCTACAACCATGAACAGCTCCGGGCGCAGCTCTCCTCCCACACGTTCAGGACAGGCAGCGACTGCGAGGTCATCGCACACCTG TACGAGGAGCATGGGGAGAACTACATCGACATGCTGGATGGTGTCTTCTCCTTCGTCTTGCTCGATACACGCGACAACAGCTTCATTGCTGCACGTGATGCCATTGGCGTCACACCCCTCTATATTGGCTGGGGAATTGATG GGTCGGTGTGGATATCATCAGAGATGAAGGGCCTGAATGATGATTGTGAGCACTTTGAGATCTTTCCTCCTGGCCATCTCTACTCCAGCAAGCAGGGAGGCTTCAAGAGATGGTACAACCCACCTTGGTTCTCCGAGGTCATTCCTTCAGTGCCATATGACCCACTTGCTCTCAGGAAGGCTTTCGAAAAG GCTGTCGTCAAGAGGCTTATGACGGACGTTCCATTCGGTGTTCTACTCTCTGGTGGCCTTGACTCATCATTGGTTGCAGCCGTTACAGTTCGCCACCTGGCAGGAACAAAGGCTGCAAAGCGCTGGGGGACTAAGCTTCACTCTTTTTGTGTCGGACTTGAG GGGTCACCTGATCTGAAGGCTGCAAAGGAGGTAGCCAATTACCTGGGCACCATGCACCATGAGTTCACCTTCACTGTTCAG GACGGCATTGATGCAATTGAGGATGTGATTTATCACACCGAAACATATGATGTGACGACAATCAGGGCAAGCACGCCAATGTTCCTGATGTCACGCAAGATCAAGTCACTTGGGGTCAAGATGGTCATCTCTGGTGAGGGCTCCGATGAGATTTTCGGAGGGTACCTCTACTTCCACAAGGCACCCAACAAAGAGGAGCTCCACCGTGAGACATGTCAAAAG ATCAAAGCTCTGCATCAGTACGATTGCTTGAGGGCCAACAAGGCAACATCTGCATGGGGCCTCGAAGCACGTGTGCCATTCTTGGACAAGGAGTTTATCAATGAGGCAATGAGCATTGATCCTGAGTGGAAGATG ATCCGGCCTGATCTTGGAAGAATTGAGAAATGGGTGCTGAGGAAAGCATTTGATGACGAGGAGCAACCATTCCTGCCGAAG CATATTCTGTACAGGCAGAAAGAGCAGTTCAGTGATGGTGTTGGCTACAGCTGGATTGATGGCCTAAAGGCTCACGCAGAATCGAAT GTGACAGATAAGATGATGTCAAATGCAAAGTTCATCTACCCACACAACACCCCAACTACAAAAGAGGCCTACTGTTACAGGATGATATTTGAGAGGTTCTTCCCCCAG AACTCGGCGATCCTGACGGTGCCAGGTGGGCCAAGCGTTGCATGCAGCACGGCGAAGGCGATAGAGTGGGATGCCCAGTGGTCAGGGAACCTGGATCCCTCAGGGAGAGCAGCACTTGGAGTCCATCTCTCGGCCTATGAACAGGAGCATCTCCCAGCAACCATCATGGCAGGAACCAGCAAGAAGCCGAGGATGATCGAGGTTGCGGCGCCTGGTGTCGCAATTGAGAGTTGA
- the LOC123111420 gene encoding protein enabled homolog, whose protein sequence is MPCCHWVLSVAESSSNNKTPSWLHRLHTKGGLSFPSHLQIDDLLYGRTQLSPPSPPPPVPPPPPPSDREAAATNPQDPPPNPKSIPKPPRNPAPPNPSDTNNNHSPPPPSPPPSPQPLSGVISEIFAVPSAPRSNRPLKPFRKQYRPRPRPNVKSANKDDKDKAKARKRRRADRDAGAEHGERRSRTEVTVIDTSTDGWKAAKVLVRRGANWKISDRKHSEISETEDLSKGKRRAGLVAKVLRDKKKGKGAALPGNIHPSSGILIKVPDDAAIEAPKRPRSCEPVPLGQSAPILQLPSSSTCSQP, encoded by the exons ATGCCGTGCTGCCACTGGGTGCTCTCCGTGGccgagagcagcagcaacaacaaaacGCCGTCATGGCTCCACCGCCTCCACACCAAGGGCGGCCTCTCCTTCCCCTCCCACCTCCAAATCGATGACCTCCTCTATGGCCGAACCCAGCTgtcccctccctctcctcctccgcctgtcccccctccgccgccgccgtccgaccGCGAGGCCGCCGCCACCAACCCCCAAGACCCGCCCCCTAATCCCAAGTCTATCCCCAAGCCACCCCGCAACCCcgcccccccaaaccctagcgaTACCAACAACAAccattcgccgccgccgccgtcgccgccgccgtcgccgcagccTCTCTCCGGCGTCATCTCCGAAATTTTCGCCGTCCCCTCGGCCCCGCGATCCAATCGCCCCCTCAAGCCCTTCCGCAAGCAGTACCGACCCCGCCCTCGCCCCAACGTCAAGTCCGCCAACAAGGACGACAAAGACAAGGCCAAGGCCAGGAAGCGCCGCCGGGCCGATAGGGATGCCGGTGCTGAGCACGGGGAGAGGCGCtccaggacggaggtcaccgtcaTCGACACCAGCACCGACGGGTGGAAGGCCGCCAAGGTACTCGTCCGCAGGGGTGCCAACTGGAAGATCAGCGACAGGAAGCACTCCGAGATCTCAGAAACTGAGGATCTAAGCAAGGGCAAGAGGAGGGCCGGCCTTGTTGCCAAGGTACTGAGAGATAAAAAGAAGGGGAAAGGCGCTGCCTTGCCG GGAAACATCCATCCTAGTAGTGGAATTCTGATTAAGGTACCGGATGATGCTGCCATTGAAGCACCAAAAAG ACCAAGAAGCTGCGAACCAGTACCACTAGGCCAAAGTGCACCTATTCTTCAGTTACCAAGTTCAAGTACCTGTAGCCAGCCTTGA